The proteins below come from a single Iocasia fonsfrigidae genomic window:
- a CDS encoding ATP-binding protein, producing MLKFNNLSLRKQFILLFLAIQVVLLLIVMLYFNYSERDFYLSQLKENLESEAVLIINNQKANIMAQKAVEIDAWVKEIGSRIDKRITIIDLRGRVIGDSNYDPGEMDNHLNRPEIQKIINGEGTGSAIRKSDTLNIDMLYTAVPIYQEDDIIGFIRISKSLQAINAIIYTNIINNLIFFILMLFLTLILIWKFTRDIVNPLGQITELASKLADGNFRERIRLKNYQNEIGTLARVFNNMAAQLDNKINQISREKNRAEAILTNMVDGLIAVDSNMKLTIINPAARIMFSIEGDVRGKNIIEIFRHHEIDQTLEKSLNSNEIISQEIVIQKDEKKIYDCNFVPISNEEGFVIGGIIVFSDITELRKLEQHRKEFVGNVSHELKTPLTSIIGYVDTILDNDIKDHRIINKFLKIIKAETDRLFLLIKDLLDLSKLEAKKSYILRAAILNKIIDKTVLVLSEKAEDKEIELIKDVPKLLPLVYMIPEQIEQVFINLIDNSIKYTPDQGKVIVRAYEGDGKVIVEIEDNGFGIPEKEQERIFERFYRVDKARSRSMGGTGIGLSIVKHIIYNHNSEIEVESQPGQGSLFRFYLDIVK from the coding sequence TTGTTAAAGTTTAATAATTTAAGTCTCAGAAAACAATTTATACTCCTTTTTCTTGCTATTCAGGTGGTATTATTGTTGATTGTAATGCTTTATTTCAATTATTCCGAACGAGATTTTTATCTCTCACAACTAAAGGAAAACCTTGAAAGTGAAGCAGTTTTAATTATTAATAATCAAAAGGCCAATATTATGGCACAAAAGGCAGTGGAGATAGATGCCTGGGTAAAAGAGATTGGTTCCAGGATAGATAAGAGGATAACAATTATTGATTTGAGGGGTAGGGTTATTGGAGATTCTAATTATGATCCTGGAGAGATGGATAACCATCTTAACCGTCCAGAGATTCAAAAGATTATTAATGGAGAAGGTACTGGATCGGCCATACGCAAAAGTGATACCTTAAATATAGATATGCTTTATACAGCAGTACCCATCTATCAGGAAGATGATATAATTGGCTTTATTCGTATCAGCAAGTCACTACAGGCTATTAATGCTATAATTTATACTAATATAATAAACAATCTGATCTTTTTTATCTTGATGTTATTTTTGACTTTAATATTAATCTGGAAGTTTACCAGGGATATAGTCAATCCTTTAGGACAGATAACAGAGTTAGCAAGCAAATTGGCTGATGGTAATTTTAGAGAGAGAATAAGATTAAAGAATTACCAGAATGAGATTGGAACCCTGGCCCGGGTATTTAATAATATGGCAGCCCAGTTAGATAACAAAATAAATCAAATATCAAGGGAGAAGAACAGGGCTGAAGCTATTTTAACAAATATGGTAGATGGTTTAATAGCTGTAGATAGTAATATGAAACTAACAATTATTAATCCGGCAGCCCGGATTATGTTTTCTATTGAGGGTGATGTTAGAGGCAAGAATATTATTGAGATTTTTAGACACCATGAAATTGATCAGACCCTGGAGAAATCCCTTAATAGTAACGAGATAATCAGCCAGGAGATTGTAATACAGAAAGATGAGAAAAAGATTTATGACTGTAATTTTGTACCGATTAGCAATGAAGAGGGATTTGTGATCGGTGGAATTATTGTCTTTAGTGATATAACAGAATTAAGAAAATTAGAGCAGCATAGAAAGGAATTTGTAGGTAACGTATCACATGAATTAAAAACCCCACTAACATCAATAATCGGATATGTGGATACAATACTTGATAATGATATTAAAGACCATAGGATTATAAATAAATTTCTGAAAATTATTAAAGCAGAAACAGATAGGTTATTTTTGTTAATCAAAGATTTACTGGATCTTTCTAAATTAGAAGCCAAAAAGAGCTATATTCTGCGGGCTGCTATTTTAAATAAAATTATTGATAAAACAGTTCTTGTTTTAAGTGAAAAGGCTGAAGATAAGGAAATAGAACTGATTAAAGATGTCCCTAAGCTATTACCATTAGTCTATATGATACCAGAACAGATTGAACAGGTTTTTATTAATTTAATAGATAATAGTATAAAATATACCCCTGATCAGGGAAAAGTGATAGTACGAGCCTATGAAGGGGATGGAAAGGTGATTGTTGAGATCGAAGATAATGGTTTTGGGATTCCAGAAAAAGAGCAGGAAAGGATTTTTGAACGATTTTACAGAGTAGATAAGGCCAGGTCGAGGTCAATGGGTGGGACAGGTATTGGTCTTTCAATTGTCAAACACATTATTTATAATCATAATAGTGAGATAGAAGTAGAAAGTCAGCCTGGTCAAGGGTCGTTATTCAGGTTTTATCTTGATATTGTTAAGTAG
- a CDS encoding response regulator transcription factor, with protein MKKVLVIDDEKNIRELIKFNLEAAGYETVLAADGQQGLDKLDEGVDLIVLDLMLPAIDGLSVCRKIRADDKYSKLPIIMLTAKGEEVDRILGLEMGADDYLTKPFSPRELIARIKAVLRRTALIVEGNTEDKKQLIKKGELEIDIQSHEAKKSGKLLELTPKEFSLLRLLLINEGKVMTRDLLLQKIWGYEYAGDTRTVDVHIRRLRKKIGEDSIKTVRGVGYKFVKV; from the coding sequence TTGAAGAAGGTACTGGTTATAGATGATGAGAAGAATATCAGGGAGTTAATTAAATTCAACCTGGAAGCTGCTGGATATGAAACTGTTCTGGCGGCTGATGGACAGCAGGGATTGGATAAGCTTGATGAGGGGGTTGATCTTATTGTTCTGGATTTGATGTTACCAGCTATTGATGGTTTATCAGTCTGTCGAAAGATCAGGGCAGATGATAAATATAGTAAGCTGCCGATTATCATGTTAACGGCTAAAGGAGAGGAAGTAGATAGAATACTGGGACTGGAAATGGGGGCGGATGATTATCTAACTAAACCATTTAGTCCCCGTGAACTGATAGCTAGAATAAAAGCGGTTTTAAGGAGGACAGCTTTAATAGTTGAAGGGAATACTGAGGATAAAAAACAGCTTATTAAAAAGGGTGAACTGGAGATTGATATACAGAGCCATGAGGCCAAAAAATCAGGTAAATTATTAGAATTAACCCCTAAAGAATTTAGTCTCCTAAGATTATTATTGATTAATGAGGGTAAGGTTATGACCAGGGATCTGTTATTACAAAAAATTTGGGGATATGAGTATGCTGGTGATACCCGCACTGTTGATGTTCATATCAGGCGATTAAGAAAAAAGATTGGTGAAGATAGTATAAAAACAGTGAGGGGAGTGGGCTATAAATTTGTTAAAGTTTAA
- a CDS encoding Na/Pi cotransporter family protein has translation MSLSMLFGLFGGLGLFIYGMKQMSEGLQKAAGRKLKHLLGLLTNNRFAGLAVGTLVTAVVQSSSATTVMVVGFVNAGLMTLAQSIGVIMGANIGTTITAQLIAFKLSHYSLHAIAIGTGLYLFSKKDRSKQFGQIILGFGVIFLGLSIMKDTMEPLKDSEVFVHMMGNFGKSPLLGLLLGTGVTIVLQSSSASMGILMSLLSVGIIDYWSAVPILLGENIGTTITAILSSVGANLTAKRAAAAHFVFNFLGASVIILLFYLIPNFANVIHNIVHSISSMFIVDVTAERLLANTHTFFNVINTLVWIPFVGFMVNLVKRIIPGEETSIKRGLTFLDERMLETPSFAIDQLKSEVLRMYKITNDMVDEAIMAFKDTNDDLVKAVRNKEEIINELEEDLVTFLTRFPRNTMAEADVKTVDMYYAMIDDIESIADDAFDVVELAVFKKDNKISFSDEAWETLNDNFAFINNLMEDGHQLIDKKDLSLIDKIIKGEEKMDRLLLEHRSGHMKRLGYGICDPNAGIVYLEVLDELEHISDQLADISHSITEARTNKIL, from the coding sequence TTGTCATTGTCAATGCTTTTTGGGCTATTTGGTGGTCTTGGTTTATTTATTTATGGGATGAAACAGATGAGCGAGGGTTTACAAAAGGCCGCCGGAAGGAAATTAAAACATCTTCTTGGATTGCTAACCAATAACCGTTTTGCGGGACTTGCTGTAGGGACACTGGTTACAGCTGTTGTTCAGAGTAGTAGTGCAACAACTGTTATGGTAGTTGGTTTTGTTAATGCCGGCTTAATGACACTGGCTCAATCAATTGGCGTTATTATGGGGGCGAATATTGGGACAACTATTACAGCACAGTTAATTGCCTTTAAATTAAGTCATTATTCTTTACATGCCATTGCTATTGGGACAGGATTATACCTATTCAGTAAAAAGGATAGAAGTAAACAGTTTGGTCAGATTATTCTTGGGTTTGGGGTAATATTTCTGGGTTTATCTATTATGAAGGATACCATGGAGCCATTGAAGGATTCAGAGGTATTTGTACATATGATGGGCAATTTCGGCAAATCACCATTACTGGGGTTATTACTTGGTACAGGTGTAACGATAGTCCTACAGAGCAGTAGTGCCAGTATGGGTATCCTGATGAGTCTTTTATCAGTAGGAATAATTGATTACTGGTCAGCTGTACCGATTTTGTTAGGGGAGAATATTGGTACAACTATAACAGCTATTTTATCAAGTGTGGGGGCTAACCTTACTGCTAAAAGGGCTGCTGCAGCTCATTTTGTTTTTAACTTCCTGGGGGCTTCTGTAATTATCTTATTATTTTATTTAATACCTAATTTTGCTAACGTAATACATAATATAGTGCACAGTATATCAAGTATGTTTATTGTAGATGTTACAGCTGAAAGGCTACTGGCAAATACACATACTTTTTTTAATGTTATTAACACTTTAGTCTGGATACCTTTTGTAGGCTTTATGGTTAATCTGGTTAAACGTATTATACCTGGTGAAGAAACATCTATTAAACGGGGTTTAACCTTCCTTGATGAGAGAATGCTGGAGACTCCATCATTTGCTATCGACCAGTTAAAATCAGAGGTATTGAGAATGTATAAGATCACTAATGATATGGTTGATGAAGCAATTATGGCCTTTAAAGATACCAATGATGACCTTGTTAAGGCAGTTAGAAATAAGGAAGAAATAATTAATGAACTGGAAGAAGACCTGGTTACTTTTCTCACCCGGTTTCCCCGAAATACAATGGCGGAAGCTGATGTTAAAACAGTTGATATGTATTATGCTATGATTGATGATATAGAGAGTATAGCTGATGACGCCTTTGATGTTGTAGAGCTGGCTGTATTTAAAAAGGACAATAAAATTAGTTTTTCTGATGAGGCCTGGGAGACCCTTAATGATAATTTTGCTTTTATTAATAATTTAATGGAAGATGGACACCAACTCATTGATAAAAAAGATCTTTCCTTGATTGATAAGATAATAAAAGGTGAAGAAAAGATGGACAGGCTTCTGCTTGAACATCGTAGTGGACATATGAAAAGACTGGGCTATGGCATTTGTGACCCAAATGCAGGAATAGTTTATCTGGAAGTCCTTGATGAACTGGAACATATTAGTGACCAGTTGGCTGATATTTCTCATAGTATTACTGAGGCCCGAACAAATAAAATACTTTAA
- a CDS encoding tetratricopeptide repeat-containing glycosyltransferase: protein MLLTACVIVQDRVDYIARTINSVKGLADEILVLDIDSYDRSAAVAADCGVRVYSCNDSSFAETRNYILKKAEGDWVLFLHGGEELASDYNQLRLLLKQSDNFGFYLPIISLALPDRGPEDLDLEMPCLVFRLLRNKQGMCFKGEDYGSIIKSIYRNTRKMSIKTLQLPIITNCYQYPKFYTSQGLTAVFPYSQEISGENFLKKVENREDIVGGIIQEAYKEAAEENNCHLLDKAIYILLNQGKFLRAERVIKQAEEFFPGEFTFALWEGYLRFVLKDYQQAIICLQKLLNKEKDKNINFKLYFLLGLAYKGIRHFKKANYFFGRAHRLDRCNKAVISNLIDLEKKGINKLEGYSYLRERLVSPQGKLLLADIYYHCGDYYTALDILKEALEFKEIKDSYYYWKARILLKTKDYRLALKLLRSISPAFKHFKDTLKHRWILNILLPVDKEFKSIVNQIKLLGDSDWELLKLYNNIYFKGKDFSFHFNNILSKYKFYEKAVAYLSLLIEYCDDRAVEIMLDIIKKLKIRESDRYIGKLFFRYAKWDKAYYYLKKDLSNGFALPELSCFIESCRQLDRSCEEKKCLQILKKMGNYQLIVNKN, encoded by the coding sequence ATGTTGTTGACGGCTTGTGTTATTGTTCAGGATAGGGTAGACTATATAGCCCGTACTATAAACAGTGTCAAAGGACTGGCAGATGAAATACTGGTACTTGATATAGATTCATATGATAGGTCTGCTGCAGTGGCAGCCGATTGTGGGGTCAGGGTGTATTCCTGTAATGATAGTAGTTTTGCAGAGACAAGGAATTATATATTGAAAAAAGCAGAGGGTGACTGGGTACTTTTTTTGCATGGTGGGGAAGAGCTTGCCAGTGACTATAATCAGTTGAGGTTATTACTCAAACAGTCAGATAATTTTGGGTTTTATCTCCCGATAATTAGCCTGGCTCTGCCGGATAGGGGCCCTGAAGATTTAGATTTAGAAATGCCTTGTTTAGTATTTCGTCTTTTGCGCAATAAACAGGGTATGTGTTTTAAAGGTGAGGATTATGGTAGTATTATAAAATCTATTTACAGGAATACTAGAAAGATGAGTATTAAGACCTTACAGCTTCCTATAATAACAAATTGTTACCAATACCCGAAATTTTATACGAGTCAGGGCCTGACAGCAGTTTTCCCATACTCCCAGGAGATAAGTGGGGAAAATTTCTTAAAAAAGGTGGAAAATAGAGAAGATATAGTAGGAGGTATCATACAGGAGGCTTATAAAGAGGCTGCAGAAGAAAACAACTGTCATCTGCTGGATAAAGCTATCTATATTCTATTAAATCAAGGAAAATTCTTGAGGGCTGAAAGAGTGATTAAGCAGGCTGAGGAATTTTTTCCTGGGGAATTTACATTTGCTCTCTGGGAAGGTTATTTAAGGTTTGTTCTAAAGGATTATCAACAGGCAATTATTTGTCTGCAAAAATTATTAAATAAAGAAAAAGATAAAAATATTAATTTCAAGTTATATTTTTTATTGGGTTTAGCTTATAAAGGGATAAGACATTTTAAAAAGGCTAATTACTTTTTTGGAAGGGCCCATAGGCTTGATAGATGTAATAAAGCAGTAATTTCCAATCTAATAGATTTAGAAAAAAAAGGTATTAATAAATTGGAGGGGTATAGTTATCTTAGGGAAAGGCTGGTATCTCCTCAGGGAAAACTCTTGCTGGCAGATATTTATTACCATTGTGGTGATTATTATACCGCTCTTGATATCTTAAAGGAAGCACTGGAGTTTAAAGAAATAAAAGATAGTTATTATTACTGGAAGGCCAGGATTCTATTAAAGACGAAGGATTATAGACTGGCCTTAAAATTACTTAGAAGTATCTCGCCAGCCTTTAAGCATTTTAAGGATACCCTGAAACACCGCTGGATATTAAATATTTTACTGCCTGTTGATAAAGAATTTAAAAGTATTGTTAACCAGATTAAGTTGTTGGGAGATAGTGACTGGGAGTTATTAAAATTATATAATAATATTTATTTTAAAGGGAAAGATTTTTCTTTTCATTTTAACAATATATTATCGAAATATAAGTTTTATGAGAAAGCAGTTGCTTATCTAAGTCTATTAATTGAGTATTGTGATGATAGGGCAGTAGAGATAATGCTTGATATCATTAAAAAACTAAAAATACGGGAATCTGATAGGTATATCGGCAAGTTATTTTTTAGATATGCTAAGTGGGATAAGGCCTATTATTATCTCAAAAAAGACTTATCAAATGGTTTTGCCTTGCCAGAGCTAAGTTGCTTTATTGAGAGCTGCAGACAGCTTGACCGCTCATGTGAAGAAAAAAAATGTCTTCAAATATTAAAAAAGATGGGTAATTACCAGTTAATAGTAAATAAAAATTGA
- a CDS encoding glycosyltransferase family 4 protein, protein MKILFLARPDLFRIRAGDTVQLVQLTTALEKVGLNIDLRTELDNDMMRDYDLVHLFNVLRCDSSLKQCLTVKSFRKPLIITPIYWNMREYLEWAAPSKLAKWNNAQQKRGQILSMADLIAPNAEREWLEIEKDFAPGLPHRVIYNGVNPFFYNSSCKERSGIISVGRIHQRKNQLTLIRALNDLNIPVTIIGDVNDRAYYQQCMSEKKRQIKIITGLKQSELLAYYGEARVHLLASWYDTPGLVNLEAGLAGCNLVTTNRGTAQEYFADYAYYCSPDDCKEIREKTIQAYYTPLKEGLPEIILKRFGWGVIAEKTKKIYNDLLNGLI, encoded by the coding sequence ATGAAAATTCTTTTTCTGGCTAGACCTGACCTCTTTCGTATCAGGGCTGGTGACACTGTTCAGCTTGTACAATTAACTACTGCCCTGGAGAAAGTGGGGTTGAACATAGATTTGAGGACTGAATTAGATAATGATATGATGAGAGATTATGACCTGGTACATCTTTTTAATGTTTTAAGGTGTGATTCATCTCTTAAGCAGTGTCTGACAGTAAAGTCATTTAGAAAACCATTAATCATAACACCAATATATTGGAATATGAGGGAATATTTAGAGTGGGCTGCTCCCTCTAAATTAGCAAAATGGAATAATGCTCAGCAGAAAAGGGGGCAAATCCTTTCTATGGCAGATTTGATTGCCCCAAATGCTGAAAGAGAATGGCTAGAAATAGAAAAGGATTTTGCCCCAGGATTACCTCATAGGGTTATCTATAATGGGGTTAATCCCTTTTTTTATAATAGTTCCTGTAAAGAGAGGAGCGGTATCATTTCAGTAGGTCGGATTCACCAACGGAAAAATCAGTTGACTTTAATCAGAGCCTTGAACGATTTAAATATACCGGTTACTATTATTGGAGATGTAAATGATCGGGCTTATTATCAACAATGTATGTCAGAAAAAAAAAGGCAGATTAAGATAATTACTGGTTTAAAACAAAGTGAATTACTTGCTTACTATGGGGAAGCTAGAGTGCATTTATTAGCAAGCTGGTATGATACTCCTGGCCTGGTCAATTTAGAGGCAGGTCTGGCTGGTTGTAATTTAGTTACCACTAACAGGGGTACAGCACAGGAGTATTTTGCTGACTATGCTTATTATTGCAGTCCTGATGACTGTAAGGAAATTAGAGAAAAAACCATTCAGGCCTATTATACCCCTTTAAAAGAGGGACTGCCTGAGATTATTCTTAAGAGATTTGGCTGGGGGGTAATAGCTGAAAAAACCAAAAAAATATATAACGACTTACTTAATGGTCTCATATAA
- a CDS encoding glycosyltransferase, whose protein sequence is MKAVNKKISLSVIAPVLNEEFFLPLYLDAVSQFADEILLLDGGSQDNTIKIVRNYQKSYQGLRFWQIPQEGKPYQWAEGKRRNFLLNKSKGEWILILDIDEFISDKFLNFFNKMLLSNQKTQIYGFSFLSFWGGMSCVRKNVVGDPCWEGPVYRLIKKKGAGYENKGNHSQLLFYGKYPFLCETAKVVEDITIFHYHYALGKGFKTNDNRQDDYPEISVGEFKGRHPAVIRKYLGGETG, encoded by the coding sequence GTGAAAGCAGTGAATAAAAAAATATCTCTGTCAGTCATAGCACCAGTACTGAATGAGGAATTTTTTCTTCCTCTATATCTGGATGCTGTTTCCCAATTTGCTGATGAAATATTGTTACTGGATGGTGGTAGTCAGGATAATACTATTAAAATAGTACGCAATTATCAAAAAAGCTATCAGGGATTACGTTTCTGGCAGATTCCACAGGAGGGGAAACCATATCAATGGGCTGAAGGTAAGAGGAGAAACTTTTTGCTTAATAAGTCTAAGGGGGAGTGGATACTGATACTTGATATAGATGAGTTTATCTCAGATAAGTTCCTCAATTTTTTTAATAAGATGCTGCTTTCTAATCAGAAAACCCAGATCTACGGGTTTTCTTTTCTGTCTTTCTGGGGAGGGATGTCCTGTGTTAGAAAAAATGTAGTAGGAGATCCCTGTTGGGAGGGACCCGTTTACCGACTGATAAAGAAAAAGGGTGCTGGCTATGAGAATAAAGGAAATCATAGTCAGTTATTATTTTATGGTAAATATCCTTTCCTGTGTGAAACAGCCAAGGTAGTTGAGGATATAACAATCTTTCATTATCATTATGCACTAGGAAAAGGCTTCAAAACAAATGACAATAGACAGGATGATTATCCTGAGATCTCAGTAGGGGAATTTAAGGGTAGACATCCAGCGGTGATTAGAAAGTATCTGGGGGGAGAGACAGGGTGA
- a CDS encoding glycosyltransferase, with protein MQVIFIISEQDNIMIIKSLFEIARWLKENKNIKVLMYIPEIKNYNILPKASIEIHWLTNRFSASEIPEADIILSTQLDLLRQLSLLSRGELVYLNNTGKKQEISAGIRVIGFNSLKPGIPDRLYLQEDKKRDKIVVAGDSLDKKGLSKIISALEIAASSITHDGVVILNSPEKYFFDTEINYYYEDIDHKPIIGLLSRGFYLIYLGRNEFPLLPLWSMAAGVLTISINLSERKWGYPLELSKYTPLELALIIIRSYKMGQWRNSLLVEAERLVKEYKLNKVGEDWAGYFEDVLQGVNPAADSKEVDKQHKYKSQMNYSKRLTKNPVDLIIVNYNTLDYLKKCLVSIKSKTREDYNIIVVDNGSSDGSIEYLKKQEDILLIENKENLGYARACNQGIIAGSAEYIVLLNSDIEVTTCWLGKMIKVAAGDDVAVVGPKLINQEGLIVGAGVDSLRDDFKPRGWKELDRPGVYDQQEDLLSVGGACYLIKRDLLPVLGLFDEGYFFYFEELDYSLRAREKGYRVVYCPQARVIHHHEGSLKSGNKNNKLKKDRYFSAGRKRFKSKWGEVIAGSEKRHQKRKIMVAGLIPWDFRQQRPQHLMRNLTQLGYEILYLNPVCGSGETIEVEENIHIYSPHGYGTVLYNLEHNKRDRLGQEINSLLRELNFENCIVLLNAPYWTPLLQFWEYSLLIYDCIDNYTEFEDLVHHEAVIKKAEQKLLNLADLVLTSSTGLYEEKKAVNDNTYLVPNGVDTRYFNYNYKPAIKPNDIPDSRKIIGYYGAISSWFDVELVKSLAASLPEVAVVLIGEVSTDISHLSNLSNVSLLGEKSYHLLADYLYYFDLAIIPFIKNSLTLMSDPVKLYEYLAAGKPVLTTELPEVKKFEKLITIAKDKTDFISQAADLINNDVSEDNREDRHKLIKNKTWLRRAEKINSLIYFAYYDLYPQEEELEDIIEGDKGSLSVELPEDELLSDNLVKIEEPVIKKNSKNWLSILKEWLTGESSE; from the coding sequence ATGCAAGTTATTTTTATAATTTCTGAGCAAGATAATATTATGATAATAAAGTCGCTCTTTGAAATTGCCAGGTGGTTAAAGGAAAATAAAAATATCAAGGTTTTAATGTATATTCCTGAAATAAAGAATTATAATATCTTGCCTAAAGCTAGTATTGAGATACACTGGTTAACTAATAGATTTTCTGCCAGTGAGATTCCAGAAGCAGATATTATTTTAAGTACACAACTGGATTTATTAAGACAATTAAGTTTATTATCCAGGGGGGAACTGGTTTATTTAAATAATACCGGGAAAAAGCAGGAAATTTCTGCTGGTATCAGGGTGATTGGTTTTAATAGCTTAAAACCGGGGATACCTGATAGACTTTATCTTCAAGAAGATAAAAAAAGGGATAAAATAGTAGTGGCTGGTGATAGTTTAGATAAAAAAGGTTTATCAAAAATAATTTCTGCCCTTGAGATTGCAGCTTCTTCAATCACTCATGATGGGGTTGTAATCCTTAATTCACCAGAAAAGTATTTTTTTGATACAGAAATAAATTATTATTATGAAGATATTGATCATAAACCGATTATAGGCTTACTCAGCAGGGGATTTTATTTAATATACCTTGGAAGGAATGAATTTCCACTCCTTCCCCTCTGGTCAATGGCAGCAGGTGTACTGACAATCAGCATTAATTTGTCTGAAAGGAAATGGGGTTATCCCCTTGAATTAAGTAAATATACCCCTCTTGAACTGGCCTTAATTATTATTAGGTCATATAAGATGGGGCAGTGGAGAAATAGTCTCTTAGTAGAAGCTGAGAGATTGGTTAAAGAGTATAAGTTAAATAAGGTTGGAGAGGATTGGGCAGGGTATTTTGAAGATGTCTTACAGGGAGTAAACCCTGCCGCTGACTCCAAAGAAGTAGATAAGCAACACAAATATAAATCTCAGATGAATTATTCAAAAAGATTGACGAAGAATCCAGTTGATTTGATCATAGTCAATTATAATACTTTAGATTACCTCAAGAAGTGTCTGGTAAGTATTAAGAGTAAGACCAGAGAAGATTATAATATTATTGTAGTTGATAATGGTAGTAGCGACGGCAGCATAGAGTATCTTAAAAAACAGGAAGATATTTTATTAATAGAGAATAAAGAAAATTTAGGTTATGCCCGGGCTTGTAATCAAGGTATTATTGCCGGAAGTGCTGAATATATAGTTTTATTAAATAGTGATATTGAGGTAACAACATGTTGGTTGGGAAAGATGATTAAGGTAGCCGCCGGGGATGATGTTGCTGTAGTAGGTCCGAAGTTGATTAATCAAGAAGGGCTAATTGTAGGTGCTGGTGTTGATAGTTTAAGGGATGATTTTAAACCAAGGGGTTGGAAGGAGCTGGATAGACCAGGTGTATATGACCAGCAGGAAGATTTATTAAGTGTAGGAGGTGCCTGCTATCTTATTAAAAGGGATCTTTTGCCAGTTCTGGGGCTTTTTGATGAGGGTTATTTCTTTTATTTTGAGGAATTGGACTATTCATTACGAGCCAGGGAAAAAGGCTACCGGGTGGTTTACTGTCCTCAGGCAAGGGTTATTCATCACCATGAAGGCAGTTTAAAGTCTGGTAATAAAAATAACAAATTAAAAAAGGATAGATATTTTAGTGCAGGTAGAAAGAGATTTAAGAGTAAATGGGGAGAAGTTATAGCTGGCAGTGAAAAGCGTCATCAGAAACGAAAAATTATGGTCGCCGGTTTAATACCGTGGGATTTTAGGCAGCAGCGTCCTCAGCATTTGATGAGAAACCTGACACAGCTTGGTTACGAAATACTCTATCTTAATCCAGTATGTGGGAGTGGAGAAACTATTGAGGTGGAAGAGAATATACATATTTATTCTCCACATGGTTATGGAACAGTACTCTATAATCTCGAACATAATAAAAGGGATAGGTTAGGACAGGAAATTAATTCTCTGTTAAGGGAATTGAATTTTGAAAACTGTATTGTTTTACTTAATGCCCCTTACTGGACCCCTTTATTACAGTTTTGGGAATATAGTTTATTAATCTATGATTGTATAGATAACTATACGGAGTTTGAAGACCTGGTTCATCATGAGGCTGTAATAAAAAAAGCTGAGCAGAAACTCTTAAATCTAGCTGATCTGGTTTTAACGTCATCTACAGGTCTATATGAAGAAAAAAAAGCAGTTAATGATAATACTTATTTGGTCCCTAATGGTGTAGATACCAGATATTTTAACTATAATTATAAACCAGCTATTAAACCTAATGATATACCAGATAGTAGGAAAATTATAGGTTATTATGGTGCAATATCGTCATGGTTTGATGTGGAGCTTGTTAAAAGTCTTGCTGCTTCTCTGCCAGAAGTAGCTGTAGTTTTGATTGGGGAGGTAAGTACAGATATTAGTCATCTAAGCAATCTTTCAAATGTAAGTTTGCTGGGTGAAAAATCCTACCATCTTCTGGCAGATTACCTATATTATTTTGATTTAGCGATTATACCCTTTATTAAAAACAGTTTAACTCTTATGAGTGATCCTGTAAAACTATATGAATATCTTGCTGCTGGTAAGCCTGTACTGACTACCGAATTACCAGAGGTAAAGAAGTTTGAAAAGCTGATTACTATAGCTAAAGATAAAACGGATTTTATTAGTCAGGCGGCAGATTTGATAAATAATGATGTTAGTGAGGACAACAGAGAGGATAGACATAAACTTATTAAAAATAAAACATGGCTGAGGAGGGCAGAAAAAATAAATAGTCTAATATATTTTGCCTATTATGACTTATACCCGCAGGAAGAGGAACTGGAGGATATAATTGAAGGAGATAAAGGTAGTCTATCAGTTGAGCTGCCTGAAGATGAGCTGTTATCAGATAATCTGGTTAAAATAGAAGAGCCGGTTATTAAGAAGAATAGTAAAAACTGGTTGAGTATTTTAAAGGAGTGGTTAACTGGTGAAAGCAGTGAATAA